In Nocardioides dokdonensis FR1436, the following are encoded in one genomic region:
- a CDS encoding aldehyde dehydrogenase family protein, which produces MLFTPEFPAGLPIGDGWVVTGQEQDVRFPYDDALVAKAPVGDVASAHTALEEALAVRRQVGRLPSHVRRAALLGAHDALAQRRDDVVHLLVLETGKPLVDCEVEVERTLLTLRTAAEEVARLHGETVPLDLLPSGEGLQGFWVRKPIGVVVGIAGFNYPLLLATHKVAPALAAGCPVVVKPAPQTPLTTLWLVHLVREALVAAGGPAAAVQLVTGGPDVGAALTTDRRLGAVSFTGSAAVGHRIARDAAPTKVLLELGSNAALVVAPDADLEAAADAVVRGGYYASGQACISVQRVVVVDAVRERFLDLLAARMGRVVVGDPRSPDTRVSALIDAASTQRVLTWVDEARDGGARVVSGGGADGGVITPTVLVDAPSGSAVWDEEIFGPVVAVQSVPDIDAAFAVVNASRYGLHASVYTGSLDTAFRAIEELEVGGVVVNEVPGFRSDVMPYGGVKDSGAGREGPRFAIEELTVTRMAIIRPTAKRG; this is translated from the coding sequence ATGCTGTTCACTCCCGAGTTCCCCGCGGGCCTTCCGATCGGTGACGGCTGGGTCGTCACCGGGCAGGAGCAGGACGTCCGCTTCCCCTACGACGACGCGCTGGTCGCCAAGGCGCCGGTGGGTGACGTCGCGTCGGCGCACACGGCACTCGAGGAGGCGCTCGCCGTGCGTCGCCAGGTGGGCCGGCTGCCCTCCCACGTACGACGGGCCGCCCTGCTCGGTGCCCACGACGCCCTGGCCCAGCGCCGCGACGACGTCGTGCACCTGCTGGTGCTGGAGACGGGGAAGCCCCTGGTCGACTGCGAGGTCGAGGTCGAGCGCACCCTGCTGACCCTGCGCACCGCGGCCGAGGAGGTGGCGCGGCTGCACGGCGAGACCGTGCCGCTGGACCTGCTGCCGAGCGGCGAGGGGCTGCAGGGCTTCTGGGTGCGCAAGCCGATCGGCGTGGTGGTCGGCATCGCCGGCTTCAACTACCCCCTCCTGCTGGCGACGCACAAGGTGGCTCCCGCGCTCGCGGCCGGCTGCCCGGTCGTGGTGAAGCCGGCCCCGCAGACCCCGCTCACGACCCTGTGGCTCGTCCACCTGGTCCGGGAGGCGCTGGTGGCGGCCGGTGGCCCGGCGGCTGCGGTGCAGCTGGTCACCGGAGGCCCCGACGTCGGCGCTGCGCTGACCACCGACCGCCGTCTCGGCGCCGTGTCGTTCACCGGCTCGGCCGCGGTCGGGCACCGCATCGCCCGCGACGCCGCGCCGACCAAGGTGCTGCTGGAGCTCGGGTCCAACGCCGCCCTCGTCGTCGCACCCGACGCCGACCTGGAGGCCGCCGCCGACGCGGTGGTGCGCGGCGGCTACTACGCCTCCGGGCAGGCCTGCATCAGCGTGCAGCGCGTCGTGGTCGTCGACGCCGTCCGGGAGCGCTTCCTGGACCTGCTCGCGGCCCGCATGGGCCGCGTGGTCGTCGGCGACCCCCGCTCGCCCGACACGCGGGTCTCCGCGCTCATCGACGCCGCGTCGACCCAGCGGGTGCTGACGTGGGTCGACGAGGCGCGCGACGGGGGAGCGCGGGTCGTCTCCGGAGGCGGCGCCGACGGCGGCGTGATCACCCCGACCGTGCTCGTCGACGCTCCGTCCGGGTCGGCTGTGTGGGACGAGGAGATCTTCGGCCCCGTGGTGGCGGTGCAGTCGGTGCCCGACATCGATGCGGCGTTCGCCGTCGTCAACGCCTCGCGCTACGGCCTGCACGCCAGCGTCTACACCGGCTCCCTCGACACGGCCTTCCGTGCCATCGAGGAGCTCGAGGTCGGCGGTGTCGTCGTCAACGAGGTGCCGGGCTTCCGGTCCGACGTGATGCCCTACGGCGGCGTCAAGGACTCCGGCGCGGGCCGCGAGGGCCCCCGCTTCGCCATCGAGGAGCTGACGGTGACCCGCATGGCGATCATCCGACCCACCGCGAAGAGGGGCTGA
- a CDS encoding SDR family NAD(P)-dependent oxidoreductase: MAEIDYTRLFRLDGRTAVVVGAGSGIGRESALALAAHGAHVVCADRDLEAAQATAATGPGGAGWGGLSAYGLDVLDEAQVRRSAADLGDVDVLVFTAATNVRKKVLDYSGEEFDRVVSLNLRASFDLLRAFGPGMAERGRGSIIGFSSIRAVTVEPGQGVYAATKAGLVQLLRTTAAELGPSGVRVNAVAPGIVDTPLTAQIKGDPEWEHAYASKSALGRWSRPSELAGAVVYLASDASSFVTGTQLFVDGGWTAIDGRYTPPA; encoded by the coding sequence ATGGCCGAGATCGACTACACGAGGCTGTTCCGGCTCGACGGTCGCACCGCCGTCGTCGTCGGCGCCGGCAGCGGCATCGGGCGCGAGAGCGCGCTGGCCCTGGCCGCCCACGGCGCGCACGTGGTGTGCGCGGACCGCGACCTCGAGGCGGCGCAGGCCACCGCTGCGACCGGGCCCGGCGGTGCCGGCTGGGGTGGCCTGTCGGCGTACGGGCTCGACGTCCTCGACGAGGCGCAGGTCCGGCGCTCCGCCGCGGACCTCGGGGATGTCGACGTCCTCGTCTTCACCGCCGCGACCAACGTGCGCAAGAAGGTCCTCGACTACTCCGGCGAGGAGTTCGACCGGGTGGTGTCGCTGAACCTGCGGGCGTCCTTCGACCTCCTGCGCGCGTTCGGGCCGGGGATGGCAGAGCGGGGCCGAGGGAGCATCATCGGCTTCAGCTCCATCCGGGCGGTCACGGTCGAGCCCGGGCAGGGCGTCTACGCGGCCACGAAGGCCGGCCTGGTCCAGCTGCTGCGCACCACGGCCGCGGAGCTCGGTCCGTCCGGCGTCCGGGTCAACGCGGTCGCGCCCGGCATCGTCGACACCCCGCTGACCGCGCAGATCAAGGGCGATCCCGAGTGGGAGCACGCCTACGCGAGCAAGAGCGCCCTGGGTCGGTGGTCGCGGCCCTCGGAGCTCGCCGGGGCGGTGGTCTACCTGGCCTCCGACGCCTCGTCGTTCGTCACCGGCACGCAGCTGTTCGTCGATGGCGGCTGGACGGCGATCGACGGCCGCTACACGCCGCCTGCCTAG
- a CDS encoding SDR family NAD(P)-dependent oxidoreductase yields the protein MARRATHERIAMNRYADRRVIVTGAGSGIGQATALRMLQEGGQVVAADISPEGLADTVAKAAEHQDRLSTVQIDVGDEQSVVDGVRSAVAGLGGLDVLVNAAGILRSSHTHQTSLADFEKVLRVNLVGTFLMIRESIPALLEGEGPAVVNFSSTSAEFAHPYMSAYAASKGGIQSMTHGLAAEYGKQGVRFTAVQPGSISSGMTDGVGESKQSVGPGIPEDADWSLFSGLMPALGQGFAGPESVAGVVAMLASSDGAFITGTSVRVDGGTHY from the coding sequence ATGGCACGTCGTGCCACCCACGAGAGGATCGCGATGAACCGCTACGCCGACCGACGAGTGATCGTGACCGGAGCCGGCTCCGGCATCGGCCAGGCGACCGCCTTGCGGATGCTGCAGGAGGGCGGGCAGGTCGTCGCCGCCGACATCAGCCCCGAGGGCCTGGCCGACACCGTCGCCAAGGCCGCGGAGCACCAGGACCGGCTGAGCACCGTGCAGATCGACGTCGGTGACGAGCAGTCGGTCGTCGACGGGGTCCGCAGCGCCGTCGCCGGCCTCGGGGGCCTCGACGTGCTGGTCAACGCCGCCGGCATCCTGCGCTCCTCGCACACCCACCAGACCTCGCTGGCCGACTTCGAGAAGGTGCTGCGGGTCAACCTCGTCGGCACGTTCCTGATGATCCGCGAGTCCATCCCGGCCCTGCTCGAGGGCGAGGGCCCCGCGGTCGTGAACTTCAGCTCGACCTCGGCCGAGTTCGCCCACCCCTACATGTCGGCGTACGCCGCCAGCAAGGGCGGGATCCAGTCGATGACCCACGGGCTCGCCGCCGAGTACGGCAAGCAGGGCGTGCGCTTCACCGCGGTGCAGCCCGGGTCGATCTCCTCGGGGATGACCGACGGCGTCGGCGAGAGCAAGCAGAGCGTCGGCCCCGGCATCCCCGAGGACGCCGACTGGTCCCTGTTCTCCGGCCTGATGCCCGCGCTGGGGCAGGGCTTCGCCGGGCCCGAGTCCGTGGCCGGGGTCGTCGCGATGCTGGCCAGCTCCGACGGCGCCTTCATCACCGGCACCTCGGTGCGCGTCGACGGCGGCACCCACTACTGA
- a CDS encoding TetR/AcrR family transcriptional regulator — MESRATTLNARRRADTRLSIARAAAGLFVNQGLAATTVEQIAAEAGVGLRTFYRYFPSKQDAVVPLLAQGADDWHSRLSRLPADRPLREAVAEAVVELLDPVDERRAAELELARGLVRTVAADRDLQRVWHDVNGESQRLLVPVLAQLVDDPDPLVPRMLAAAVTDAVRIGLELWAALDAPDDRGPATLARDCFWALSAWYEPRVPAAPGG; from the coding sequence ATGGAGTCCCGGGCCACCACCCTCAACGCGCGCCGGCGCGCCGACACCCGGTTGTCGATCGCCCGGGCGGCCGCGGGACTGTTCGTCAACCAGGGCCTGGCCGCCACCACGGTCGAGCAGATCGCCGCCGAGGCCGGCGTGGGGCTGCGCACCTTCTACCGCTACTTCCCGAGCAAGCAGGACGCCGTGGTGCCCCTGCTCGCACAGGGGGCGGACGACTGGCACTCCCGGCTCTCCCGCCTGCCCGCCGACCGTCCCCTGCGCGAGGCCGTCGCCGAGGCCGTCGTCGAGCTGCTCGACCCGGTGGACGAACGCCGTGCCGCCGAGCTCGAGCTGGCGCGCGGGCTGGTGCGCACCGTGGCCGCCGACCGCGACCTGCAACGGGTCTGGCACGACGTGAACGGTGAGTCGCAGCGACTGCTCGTGCCGGTCCTGGCCCAGCTGGTCGACGACCCCGACCCCCTGGTGCCCCGCATGCTCGCGGCCGCCGTCACCGACGCCGTACGCATCGGGCTCGAGCTCTGGGCCGCGCTGGACGCCCCCGACGACCGGGGCCCCGCCACGCTCGCCCGGGACTGCTTCTGGGCGCTGTCGGCCTGGTACGAGCCGCGCGTCCCGGCCGCTCCGGGCGGCTGA
- a CDS encoding NupC/NupG family nucleoside CNT transporter, giving the protein MIDIVWGAGGMLVLLAIAVLASSDRRAIRPRTVVGALLLQVVFGVVVLYWSVGQRALEAASRGVQAVIDSSREGIGFLFGPVLPEEGQVFAFQVLPVIVFFASLTAVLYHLGILQRVVNVLGGGLGWLLGTEKAESVNAAANIFVGQTEAPLVIRPYVAGLSRSGLFAVMVGGLSTVAGSVLVGYSLLGARLDYLIAASFMAAPGALLMAKIIMPEERLVTAGAGTSGAGATERDARAVAEPDTDESGGAEEPADDGTRARNVIDAAANGAADGLRLAATIGAMLLAFISLIALLNLVVGGVGGWFGAGDLTIEQILGYVFAPLMAAIGVPWGEAVEAGSFVGQKVVVNEFVAFANLGEVIGGFSDKTAAIVTFALTGFANLGSLGILLGGLGGIAPERRPDIASLGLRAILAATLANLMSAAIAGVLIG; this is encoded by the coding sequence ATGATCGACATCGTCTGGGGAGCCGGCGGCATGCTGGTGCTCCTCGCCATCGCCGTGCTCGCCTCGAGCGACCGCCGCGCCATCCGACCGCGCACCGTGGTCGGCGCGCTGCTGCTGCAGGTCGTCTTCGGCGTGGTCGTCCTCTACTGGTCCGTCGGCCAGCGCGCGCTGGAGGCGGCCTCGAGGGGCGTCCAGGCGGTCATCGACTCCTCCCGCGAGGGCATCGGCTTCCTCTTCGGGCCGGTGCTTCCCGAGGAGGGGCAGGTCTTCGCCTTCCAGGTGCTGCCGGTCATCGTCTTCTTCGCCTCGCTGACCGCTGTGCTCTACCACCTCGGCATCCTGCAGCGGGTCGTCAACGTCCTCGGCGGCGGCCTGGGCTGGCTGCTGGGCACCGAGAAGGCCGAGTCGGTCAACGCCGCCGCCAACATCTTCGTCGGGCAGACCGAGGCGCCGCTGGTGATCCGGCCGTACGTCGCCGGGTTGTCGCGCTCGGGCCTGTTCGCCGTGATGGTGGGCGGGCTCTCGACCGTGGCCGGGTCGGTCCTCGTCGGCTACTCGCTGCTCGGCGCGCGGCTCGACTACCTCATCGCGGCGAGCTTCATGGCCGCCCCCGGGGCGCTGCTGATGGCCAAGATCATCATGCCCGAGGAGCGGCTGGTGACGGCCGGCGCCGGAACCTCCGGCGCCGGGGCCACCGAGCGGGACGCCCGGGCGGTGGCCGAGCCCGACACGGACGAGTCCGGAGGTGCGGAGGAGCCCGCCGACGACGGGACGCGGGCGCGCAACGTGATCGACGCGGCCGCCAACGGGGCCGCCGACGGACTGCGCCTGGCCGCGACCATCGGCGCGATGCTGCTGGCCTTCATCTCCCTGATCGCGCTGCTCAACCTGGTCGTGGGCGGTGTGGGTGGCTGGTTCGGCGCCGGTGACCTGACGATCGAGCAGATCCTCGGCTACGTCTTCGCGCCGCTGATGGCGGCGATCGGCGTCCCGTGGGGCGAGGCGGTCGAGGCCGGCAGCTTCGTGGGGCAGAAGGTGGTGGTCAACGAGTTCGTCGCCTTCGCCAACCTCGGTGAGGTCATCGGCGGCTTCAGCGACAAGACCGCCGCCATCGTCACCTTCGCCCTCACCGGGTTCGCCAACCTCGGCTCGCTGGGCATCCTGCTCGGCGGCCTGGGCGGCATCGCGCCCGAGCGCCGTCCCGACATCGCCTCGCTCGGGCTGCGCGCGATCCTCGCAGCCACCTTGGCCAACCTGATGAGCGCCGCCATCGCGGGCGTGCTCATCGGTTGA
- a CDS encoding type 1 glutamine amidotransferase domain-containing protein: MQWRTYDDAGPDGPDPQEDLVSNDLTGKRVAFLVAQSGVEQPELTQPWQAIEDAGAEAVLIAPQAGKVQAFESDVNEAGSFEATLALGDADAATFDAVVLPGGTTNADALRVEEDAVAFLTEHIDAGKPVAVICHGPWTLVETGRLEGKTLTSFPSLQTDLRNAGATWVDEEAHTCPSGGWTLVSSRNPGDLDAFCEAAVAAFA, translated from the coding sequence GTGCAGTGGAGGACGTACGACGACGCGGGCCCCGACGGCCCCGACCCCCAGGAGGACCTCGTGAGCAACGACCTGACCGGCAAGCGGGTGGCGTTCCTCGTCGCCCAGTCGGGCGTGGAGCAGCCCGAGCTGACCCAGCCCTGGCAGGCGATCGAGGACGCCGGCGCCGAGGCCGTGCTGATCGCCCCACAGGCGGGCAAGGTGCAGGCCTTCGAGAGCGACGTCAACGAGGCCGGCTCGTTCGAGGCCACCCTGGCGCTGGGCGACGCCGACGCGGCCACCTTCGACGCCGTCGTGCTGCCCGGCGGCACCACGAACGCCGACGCGCTGCGAGTCGAGGAGGACGCGGTGGCGTTCCTGACCGAGCACATCGACGCCGGCAAGCCCGTGGCCGTGATCTGCCACGGGCCCTGGACGCTGGTCGAGACCGGTCGGCTCGAGGGCAAGACGCTCACCAGCTTCCCCAGCCTGCAGACCGACCTCCGCAACGCGGGCGCGACCTGGGTCGACGAGGAGGCGCACACCTGCCCGAGCGGTGGCTGGACCCTGGTCAGCAGCCGCAACCCCGGTGACCTCGATGCGTTCTGCGAGGCAGCCGTCGCCGCCTTCGCCTGA
- a CDS encoding aldo/keto reductase: MQTREIGNDTVGRVQVGAIGLGLMTFDQSGAQPREQLLDTVRAALDAGVTLLDTADAYGPGDLGADAQGANERLVAGLLDELGVRDQVLLATKGGHVRAGGGAWALDSSPSHLRAAVDASLGRLGVDQIALWQHHRPDPKVPYEDVVGTLREIAESGKVARVGLSNADPAQIRLAHSVLGESLVSVQNQFSPAFRTSLPEIEVCEELGLAFLPWSPLGGLSDAKELADKHPAFAQVAQDRGVSAQQVALAWELAQSPVVVPIPGAKRPQSITDSAAAADLELSADELAALDAS, encoded by the coding sequence ATGCAGACACGAGAGATCGGCAACGACACCGTCGGGCGCGTGCAGGTCGGTGCCATCGGGCTCGGGCTGATGACCTTCGACCAGTCCGGCGCGCAACCGCGCGAGCAGCTGCTGGACACGGTCCGCGCGGCGCTGGACGCGGGGGTGACCCTGCTCGACACCGCCGACGCCTACGGGCCCGGCGACCTCGGTGCCGACGCCCAGGGCGCCAACGAGCGGCTCGTCGCCGGTCTCCTCGACGAGCTCGGTGTCCGTGACCAGGTGCTGCTGGCCACCAAGGGCGGGCACGTGCGCGCCGGGGGCGGCGCCTGGGCGCTGGACAGCTCGCCGTCGCACCTGCGGGCGGCGGTCGACGCCAGCCTCGGACGTCTGGGTGTCGATCAGATCGCCCTGTGGCAGCACCACCGTCCGGACCCGAAGGTGCCCTACGAGGACGTCGTGGGCACCCTGCGGGAGATCGCCGAGTCCGGCAAGGTCGCCCGGGTGGGCCTCTCCAACGCCGACCCGGCCCAGATCCGGCTCGCGCACTCGGTGCTGGGTGAGTCGCTGGTGAGCGTGCAGAACCAGTTCTCGCCCGCCTTCCGCACCAGCCTCCCCGAGATCGAGGTGTGCGAGGAGCTCGGGCTCGCGTTCCTGCCCTGGAGCCCGCTCGGCGGCCTGTCGGACGCCAAGGAGCTCGCCGACAAGCACCCCGCCTTCGCCCAGGTGGCGCAGGACCGCGGCGTCAGCGCTCAACAGGTGGCGCTCGCCTGGGAACTGGCCCAGTCGCCCGTCGTCGTACCGATCCCCGGCGCGAAGCGACCGCAGTCGATCACCGACTCGGCCGCCGCCGCCGACCTCGAGCTCAGCGCCGACGAGCTGGCCGCGCTCGACGCCTCCTGA
- a CDS encoding alcohol dehydrogenase catalytic domain-containing protein, with the protein MRAVLMETFGGPLEVTELSDPTCPSDGVVVRVAATGLCRSDWHAWQGHDAGVLLPHVPGHELAGTVVAIGPAVTSVEVGDRVTTPFVLACGACRTCRRGDQQVCERQEQPGFTRWGSFAELVALPRADVNLVRLPDAVPDDVAAGLGCRVATAYRAVAQVGAVRAGERLVVHGCGGVGLAAVMVGRALGAEVYAVDPAPASRELAARLGATTLDPADGPVVDALLDLTGGGADVSLDAFGSRAVATASLHCLRPRGRHVQVGLLGGADADAGASLSLVVARELQVLGSHGLSAAGYPELLDLVASGALRPDLLLRARVGLAEGAFRLAALGEPGAGAGGATVVLPHS; encoded by the coding sequence GTGCGTGCCGTCCTGATGGAGACCTTCGGCGGCCCGTTGGAGGTCACCGAGCTGTCCGACCCGACCTGTCCCAGTGACGGGGTGGTGGTCCGGGTCGCGGCGACCGGCCTGTGCCGCAGCGACTGGCACGCCTGGCAGGGGCACGACGCCGGTGTGCTGCTGCCGCACGTGCCCGGCCACGAGCTCGCCGGCACCGTGGTCGCGATCGGTCCCGCGGTGACCTCCGTCGAGGTCGGCGACCGGGTCACCACCCCCTTCGTCCTGGCCTGCGGCGCCTGCCGCACCTGCCGTCGCGGCGACCAGCAGGTCTGCGAGCGCCAGGAGCAGCCCGGCTTCACCCGGTGGGGCTCCTTCGCCGAGCTGGTCGCGCTGCCCCGCGCCGACGTCAACCTGGTGCGGCTGCCCGACGCCGTGCCCGACGACGTCGCCGCCGGCCTCGGCTGCCGCGTGGCGACGGCGTACCGCGCGGTGGCGCAGGTCGGTGCGGTGCGTGCCGGCGAGCGGCTGGTGGTGCACGGCTGCGGCGGCGTGGGGCTGGCGGCGGTGATGGTCGGACGTGCGCTCGGCGCCGAGGTGTACGCCGTCGACCCGGCGCCCGCCTCCCGCGAGCTGGCCGCCCGGCTGGGGGCCACCACCCTCGACCCGGCGGACGGGCCGGTCGTCGACGCACTGCTCGACCTGACCGGAGGCGGCGCCGACGTCTCCCTGGACGCGTTCGGCAGCCGCGCCGTGGCCACCGCCTCGCTGCACTGCCTGCGCCCCCGGGGCCGGCACGTGCAGGTCGGTCTGCTCGGTGGCGCCGACGCGGACGCCGGCGCGTCGCTGTCGCTGGTGGTCGCGCGCGAGCTGCAGGTGCTGGGCAGCCACGGGCTCTCCGCCGCCGGCTACCCCGAGCTCCTCGACCTGGTCGCCTCCGGCGCCCTGCGCCCCGACCTGCTGCTGCGCGCCCGGGTCGGGCTGGCCGAGGGCGCGTTCCGCCTCGCCGCGCTGGGCGAACCCGGCGCCGGTGCCGGCGGCGCCACCGTGGTCCTGCCGCACAGCTGA
- a CDS encoding patatin-like phospholipase family protein codes for MAVTSESSPRTCLVLDAGGARSAYQVGALGVLLPALAADGHRPTVLVGTSAGALLTAALGATAHLDPEEQVQRLEDVLGQATKKHVMRPLWRQAPVVAARYASETLGVTGFRLRGLFGTAPLAATLARAIGWNDLHANVDAGRVEALAVTATSVRSARVTLFTEATSAYGDLPTPPREHHRAYVRARIGVPHLMASSAIPALFPSVQVDEPAEAAGWYVDGATRRRVPLAPALELGADRVVVVGTGSLRPAEPDPERDQQAVDLGDGGATLLGAVMDDPLRHDLRRFAETNVLAGDTDLAPHLDRHRRERGRAPQRVVPYAAVAPEHGEELAQLAMSVFRSNHGTLRRTLGDPDLQVMHRLMGSDSPLQGELLSYLLFDPDFFDEAAALGRRDAHRWLAATGGLWRTGHLDPPSGVST; via the coding sequence ATGGCCGTCACCTCGGAGTCCTCGCCCCGCACCTGCCTGGTCCTCGACGCCGGCGGTGCGCGCTCGGCGTACCAGGTCGGCGCCCTGGGGGTGCTGCTGCCCGCGCTCGCCGCGGACGGTCACCGCCCCACCGTGCTGGTCGGCACCAGCGCCGGTGCGTTGCTGACCGCAGCCCTGGGCGCCACCGCCCACCTCGATCCCGAGGAGCAGGTCCAGCGACTGGAGGACGTGCTGGGCCAGGCGACCAAGAAGCACGTGATGCGGCCGCTGTGGCGCCAGGCGCCCGTGGTCGCGGCACGCTACGCCTCCGAGACGCTCGGGGTGACCGGCTTCCGGCTCCGCGGGCTCTTCGGCACCGCACCGCTGGCCGCGACGCTCGCGCGGGCGATCGGGTGGAACGACCTGCACGCGAACGTCGACGCCGGCCGGGTGGAGGCGCTGGCCGTGACGGCGACCTCGGTGCGCTCGGCCCGGGTCACCCTGTTCACCGAGGCCACGAGCGCCTACGGCGACCTGCCGACCCCGCCCCGGGAGCACCACCGCGCCTACGTCCGCGCCCGCATCGGCGTCCCGCACCTGATGGCCTCGTCCGCGATCCCGGCGCTGTTCCCGTCGGTGCAGGTCGACGAGCCCGCGGAGGCGGCGGGCTGGTACGTCGACGGCGCTACCCGGCGGCGGGTCCCGCTCGCGCCGGCCCTCGAGCTCGGCGCCGACCGCGTCGTGGTCGTCGGCACCGGCAGCCTCCGGCCGGCCGAGCCGGACCCCGAGCGGGACCAGCAGGCGGTCGACCTCGGGGACGGGGGCGCCACCCTGCTGGGCGCGGTGATGGACGACCCGCTGCGCCACGACCTGCGCCGGTTCGCCGAGACCAACGTGCTGGCCGGCGACACCGACCTGGCGCCGCACCTGGACCGGCACCGCCGCGAGCGCGGTCGCGCGCCGCAGCGGGTGGTCCCGTACGCCGCTGTGGCCCCCGAGCACGGGGAGGAGCTCGCGCAGCTCGCGATGTCGGTCTTCCGCAGCAATCACGGCACCCTTCGCCGCACCCTGGGCGACCCCGACCTGCAGGTGATGCACCGGTTGATGGGCAGCGACAGCCCGTTGCAGGGCGAGCTGCTCTCCTACCTGCTGTTCGACCCGGACTTCTTCGACGAGGCCGCCGCGCTGGGTCGCCGCGACGCCCACCGCTGGCTGGCCGCCACCGGCGGGCTGTGGCGCACCGGCCACCTCGACCCGCCCAGCGGCGTCTCCACCTGA
- a CDS encoding DUF2786 domain-containing protein, translating to MSAFLDKLSKVLAQAEAASTPEEADAFLAKAQYLSTRWSIDLASARQHTARQEQRPEPVQRTITIGEHRAMGNSRLVSLFLACARPNDVRTDIARDSTTVYAYGFAADLEVVEALYVHLALQMVHDASVFLASDAHLVEGAVWDPRTRTFGPPHKKTARLAFYEAFIDQVSTRLWTARKEAEERAERERLEHAEPEQGTSTALVLAEKEKEVAGYYSRTSQARGSWQAGRRRTGLDGGVAAWEAGTRSGAAARLSAARRLPGGRTQIA from the coding sequence GTGAGCGCCTTCCTCGACAAGCTCTCGAAGGTCCTCGCCCAGGCCGAGGCCGCCTCGACACCCGAGGAGGCCGACGCGTTCCTGGCCAAGGCCCAGTACCTGTCCACGCGGTGGTCGATCGACCTGGCCAGCGCCCGGCAGCACACCGCGCGCCAGGAGCAGCGCCCCGAGCCGGTGCAGCGCACGATCACGATCGGCGAGCACCGGGCGATGGGCAACTCCCGGCTGGTCTCGCTGTTCCTGGCCTGTGCGCGGCCCAACGACGTGCGCACCGACATCGCCCGCGACTCCACCACCGTCTACGCCTACGGCTTCGCCGCCGACCTCGAGGTCGTCGAGGCGCTCTACGTCCACCTGGCGCTGCAGATGGTCCACGACGCGTCGGTCTTCCTGGCCAGCGACGCCCACCTCGTCGAGGGGGCCGTGTGGGACCCGCGCACCCGCACCTTCGGCCCGCCCCACAAGAAGACCGCGCGGCTGGCGTTCTACGAGGCGTTCATCGACCAGGTCTCGACCCGGCTGTGGACGGCGCGCAAGGAGGCCGAGGAGCGGGCCGAGCGCGAACGGCTCGAGCACGCCGAGCCCGAGCAGGGCACCTCGACCGCCCTGGTGCTGGCCGAGAAGGAGAAGGAGGTCGCCGGCTACTACAGCCGCACCTCCCAGGCCCGCGGCTCGTGGCAGGCGGGGCGCCGGCGCACCGGGCTCGACGGCGGGGTGGCCGCCTGGGAGGCCGGCACCCGCTCCGGGGCCGCCGCCCGGCTCTCGGCCGCGCGCCGGCTGCCCGGGGGCCGCACCCAGATCGCCTAG
- a CDS encoding TIGR04338 family metallohydrolase, protein MTATSPPRDTRRSAVYDAEDVVGRVLERGGTIEHYGSTLVLPGLRRFGDVADVPAYLDRVLAFAPVAALPRAGIPVAVRERRGARAAHYEPAGEAGPTIAVPPYRAGGAWALTETTVLHELAHHLCPDRPPHGPAFLAHLLHLYEHVIGPEAAHLLRVALAERGVTTGAPL, encoded by the coding sequence GTGACCGCCACCAGCCCACCGCGCGACACCCGGCGCAGCGCCGTGTACGACGCCGAGGACGTCGTCGGGCGCGTGCTGGAGCGCGGCGGCACGATCGAGCACTACGGCTCGACCCTGGTGCTGCCGGGGCTGCGCAGGTTCGGCGACGTCGCCGACGTGCCCGCCTACCTCGACCGGGTGCTGGCCTTCGCCCCGGTCGCCGCCCTGCCCCGGGCCGGGATCCCGGTCGCGGTGCGCGAGCGCCGCGGCGCCCGGGCCGCCCACTACGAGCCGGCCGGTGAGGCCGGGCCCACGATCGCGGTGCCGCCGTACCGCGCCGGGGGCGCCTGGGCCCTGACCGAGACCACGGTGCTGCACGAGCTCGCCCACCACCTGTGCCCCGACCGGCCACCCCACGGACCCGCGTTCCTGGCCCACCTGCTGCACCTCTACGAGCACGTCATCGGCCCCGAGGCCGCCCACCTGCTGCGCGTGGCCCTGGCCGAGCGCGGCGTGACGACAGGAGCACCGCTGTGA